TTTGGTCTGAAAGCAGCCATTTCCAGAAAATACTAATCAGCTTTTGTATGCAGTCTTTCAACGTCATGGTTAAATATAGTTTCAGTGTCAGTGAGCCTAGAACTATTAAATGGGCCCCTTTCCTGCGTAAATGAAGCACTTGTCCCTGTGCAAAGCATTAGCAAAGCAGGTTCAGTGCAGGAGTTTTCTGGCGCACAAGCAACATTCTCTGTTGACAGCCAGCCTTCCAAGGGAAGCAACAGGGTCTTCTGGAGCCTGCTGTGAGACTTTTCAAAGAATGCAACAGGGGCACAGGCAATTTTAGAACCCTATTCAGACAGAGAAACACCACTTCCATAATATCCTCTCATTGAAGTGAATGAATTAGCAATGAACTTGCATTAGTTTGcctggcactttaaaaaaaaaaagcagcttgcAGGAGCTCTTATCCCTCCATCCTGTTCCAGTTCATAAGCAGAAGGAAGCATTCCTGGAAAGTGGATTATACAACTTCTTCTGGTAATGGTAAAACTGAGAACTTGAAAGGGGGTGGCTTTAATTCCTTCCATTTGTTGGACATCACATTTTCATCTTTATTTACTCCAAGTGGCGGAGCTTTGTCAGATCTCCAGGCCAACAAATATTCTTCCCCCAACTGTTAGCCTTTGTATATCTAGGGCTGGGGGAGGAATCCGCAGAAGCCGGCTTCCAAAGCAGACTTAACCTGATCTGATCCAGGCGGATCATGACCTGGGTTTGATTGTGATCCACTTTAGAACCCCCAGGGTGAACTGGGACAAACTGGACTTCAAAGGGTCCATACAACCCTACATGTACTGTGTCCCTCCTCTGAATGGAAGAATCTTTATTCCAGCAGAGGATTCTGTGAGCTGAAAGGGGGTGAGGAGCTGATTTTGCAAATTCACTTTTCTACTGTAGTCTCCTGTGCTACCTTGTCACACTTTTCTAAAAGGTCCAGCCCTCTTGAGCAGATCTGGGGGCAACGTaaggctgcagagggaaggtggAATAAGTGAAAATCACTTCAAATGTTAACTTGGACAGCCTTCCTTCAGCAGAGGGACACCACTGACTACAGCCAAATAGATGCCTGTGACAAGTTGTGAGTTCCAAGATCTGAGCAGGGCTTTGTTATCTAccatgacatagaatcatagaattgaaaggaaccacaagggtcatctagtccaacccccctgcaatggaTCCAGCTTACATAATCACTTTAGTTGAATTTGCCCAAGGGAAATTCAGCAGGGGTGGATTCAGATGACTTACTGTCAAGGCAAACTCAAGTAAaagttttctccccctcccagcGTGTGGAAGTCAAAAAGGATTTTGATGCAATCTTCAAACAAACAGTAACAGCAAATGAGACTGCAGGGTTCAGAATGTGGtgggaaggggaaagaggagaggCTGAAATCTCTGGTTCATCCTGTATACCTGCTGGCTGACCTTCCCCAGATTAAATTCCGAGGTTTCTCTAAAGCTACACTTCCTGCAACCCACCCTGAATCCTCAGAACAAAGTGCGTGCAAGTCAACCCCAACCGGCATGTGGTCGCTAAAGTCTCCACGTCAAAGGTTGTGTGAATCCACACCATAATTAATGCTGGTATGCGGCTTGAATTTGAGGGTTTCTCAAAAGGAAATAAATACTAACATCTGGAAAGCGCTAGTCACTCCTACTCTCTCATCAGAGGGCTCACTCGGACCATACTGTACCAATCCAATGCACCACAGCTGAGAGGGAGGTACGGCCTTTGGAAAGGAAAGACCCTCAACAGAGAAGAGCAGCCTCATTTCTTCTGGGCTTGAGCCAGGCGGCGACTCGAACGTGGAATGGCGCCTGTCTGAACAGACTTGGAGATATGGTGCAGGTCCCGGACAGACCGGACAGTCCATTGGGCAAGCTCCTGCAGTACTTTCATGCCCCTCATTTTCTTCTCAAATGAGCTCTTTCCACCAGCATCTCTGATACTTCCCAACTCTTTGGCTGGTACATTGTGCTCCAGCATTGCCATCAGTTCCTCCAGTTGGTAAGCGAGACCCGAGACCTGGAGCACAACAGACTGGATAGACTCATGGAAAGCTGTGTCGTCTGGGCTCAAGTGGGACCTCTGCTCTTCCAGGATTTCATCCAGTAATATCTGAAATGCCCAGTAAGCTTTCAGGTTGTCTCCTAGGCGCTCCGCATCTGAAATCTCGCTCCACTGTTCAGTGCCAGCTGTTGGCACGCCATCAATCGAGTCCAGGTTGAAGTTTTTGTCCAACTCTTGTTTCTCAACCTAGAAGAAAAGAAATCGGAAAGGGAGCAAGTAGGTGGggaaaataaaaaggttttcagaaaTTCTGCCCATATTTTTCTAGAGGCAATCGTTACACCACAAGTGTTCACCCTGGCATTCCCCTGAACTGGACTtgtgattttattgctttatcaagTTTTTAGCTATTTTAATGGTTATGCTATTTAATTGCTTGTCTTGTTGTATATTTTAATTCAGGACGTTTTAGCGTTATTGTGCACAGTATTTTAACTACGGATTGATTTTATAATTGCAAACCACTTAGGCAATTTTGGCATGTAATCAGTATATAACTTAATAACTAATAATTACAGTATACAGTGTGGCAAATGTGGAAAGTCTGTGGAGGTGTGTAAACCTCATTCAGATATGGATTCCAAAGGTACTTCAAGAAGATGTTATACATGTAGCTTCCACAAGATGGCACTATATTATAGGAACCGAGTGGGTCCCATCCTGTTATTTCCACCCCTACCCTGCCCCAGGGCAGGTCTGTtacaaaataattaaattaaGCCCCTGGTTCGAACTCTGTCTTGACTTCTGATAGGGATGGAAAACCTACTTCCTACCATGACAAGACTGCTCCAAAATATTCCTTCTGGGACAATTGCTTTGATGGACCACCAAGGTTTGGCAATGGAAAtgagtcccccacccccttccaggTCAAACCCAGCTTGCTTTCCTTATTTTTCTTTGATCCCCAATATGTGCCTTAAAATTATTGCATGAGTTATCTGGAGCTATTTGTTCTGCCCTTGCTGTAACAAAGCGCCAGCCGAGTTGTGGGTGGATGGTTCTGCCTGTGGGCAGGGAGTGGACTCGGGAAGATATACGGCCCTTTCTAATTACTTGATTCTGTGCCACAGTGATTCATTTCCCCCTTCATTGTTAAATATATAAAACTATGAAGACTGCTTTCAAAGGGAGTGGAGTGAGGAGGAGCTGACCGGTGCCTTCCCATCAAGATTAGATGCCCTCTGCAGGGCTGGATTTACCGAAACACCAGGTAGAGATTAGGGGCTTAACAGTTTCAACTGGAATAAAATTAAATAACCTGATGCACAGAAGGCTCTAACTAAGCCCTGATTAGGAAAAACAACCACTTATCTATAATTATGAATCTCACTAGAAATCCAAATTAAAGGCACCCCATACTGGGAGCATTAAGATGCCTTATCTGGTAAAAATGGTCTAATTTGTGAGAGAAGAAAGAGCACAAAGCCCATTATGCTTTCCCAAGGGAAAGGCTCCCCTGGCTCCACACTCAGCTAAGCCGCACACCTGATCAGTGCAAAAGCATCACTTTTTCCTTACAGTGGAACGACAAACATTTCGCTCCCTCAGAAAGCTCAACGAAGTTTAAGATCAACAGGGTTCTTTTTCCCTCTGAAATGAAGCCCTGCTTTCAAAATTCAAAGAAAACAGGTGGCCAGAGCTTTTGAGGCTAAGCAAATAAGACATCTGAGCTGCAGAGAGTGGGAAGAAGAGTTTCAAAGAAAAGACTCACGTAGGACTCCAGGAGGCTACTGACATCTGAGCGCATCTTCCTCAGCAGATGAACGGTGCGGCGGCAGAGGTCGCGGTGGTGGGACATCCCAGGGAGCCGCTCTGATGAAGCCATCACCCGGTTCGGCTGCCCCAGAAGGGACAGCAAGAGCCAAGGCACAGCTCACATAAGGCTGGGTGTCCACAGAAATCCCTTGCTCAGCTCATGCATTCCAGAGGCCAATAGAGAATTCTCCACTTGTTGCATAGCCTGCCCGCTCTCCCGCCCTCTTCCATCCCCCGCGGCCTAGGGAGAAACTGCAAATTCCTGGCAGCAGAGCTTAACTCTCTGAGAGCAACACagacatttcacacacacacacccccccccgttGAGAACCTCCAACCCACTCAGCACAAGACAACCAGAGTTGTCTATTCCCTTTTCTGAGGCTTGCTTGTACCCTCCCCCTTCCTTACATTATTTTTTACCGCTTTTATTTTGATTTGCCCGTGCCGGCTCAATGACCTCCTAATCCCTGTAAATTCGATGCCACAAAGCCTAGCCATCCGTGATAAAAGGCACAAAAGGAAGCCAGTCGCCCTACTGACAGCACCTTTAGTTGGATACTTTCTGTGGCAGCTGTCTAATGCCAATGAACCATTCCCTCAGGGATTATTACCTTGTGTGGCTCTCAAATTTTTACCTCCAGCAACTGTCTTCCTTCCACATCTTGTTAAAAGCCCAAATGGAAACAGCAACACAGCAGAGAGTTGTTTTGCATTTGCTTCATTCCCAACATCAAACATTCCCATTCATCACTATGCATTTGGACTGGGCTTGTAATGTGAATCCTTTCAGCAAGGCCTAGTCCAATTGGTGCTGCAGataatgtggtttttattggcttgttaaaatggaaaatttaataaatattattaaaaaaaaattggtgcTGCAGAGTTGTATACTCCAGCTCGTTTCTTTGCTCAGAAccgtacttttatttaaaaaaccaaaaaaaaaaccccgccATCACCTGACTGACTCAGCTAGGTACATATTTGCCTGGATATGCAACACATTTCCCTGTTAGCTCTACACTTAATGCTGGAGAAGACTGCTAGCACAAAGTGTGTGCCTTATCTTTTGAGAACAAGCTATTGATCCACGTTCCTCTCTTGGTTCTTTCTGCATGGTGCTCCCTACTTTATACAAGGACATGTGCAAACTGCTTCAGTAATGCACGCTGTTCACATCATCCATGAAAAGCAACTGGGTGTGAGTCAGCATTACACTGGCATGGAAAGCACAGACATGGTGTGCCCCTCTGCACATTTACTCCTTCACCCAGGGGGAGGAATTAAGCATTTCCTCTGATCCACTGCAAATTGCCCCCCTTCCATGTTTTGCAGCAGAAAAGTCGCCATCAGGCTAACATCACACAACACTGTATGGGAATACGTCATGTGGCTCCAAACAGGCAAACATTCAGTGAAGGTTGCATGCCTTCTTGTTTATCTTTAGGCTTTATGGTATGACAAAGTCAACTGAATCCTTAGTAGAAACAGAGCTACAAGGTACCCCCAGTTCAAACTGCATGGAGGCAGGAAATTCTCTACTTCAGACATCTACCAAAATTGCctgtaaaaaataaatctaaCCATCTGTCACACAGCATTTTGACAATTTGAGTCTCTGCAAAGCCAGTTTAACTCAAAGGTATGGGGACATcagccccctccccgcctctATCTGGGATTCATAGACACTTGGAACTTCATCCACAAATTCACTGAGAATTACAGTACCTCCATTCTCATTACTGCCACCACTTTCAGCTCCAATTGACAAAAGGGGGTCCAGCTAAAATTCCTATGTGGTTCTAATGGTATTTCTCAGTTCATTGTTTTAGGAAGAGTCtggatgtttttttctttttttaaaaaaatctgtttagcAGCTTGCATTGGGGCCTGGCAGGATGCTTCCCTTCTGTgcctttatacacacacacacacactatctcaGATGGCATACAATTGGTACAATGTATTTCAACTGTTTGTTGTTAATACTAGTGATATACAAACAGTAGCAATTCCAAAGTGAAGAAGTCACCAATCAGTATTATGCTGCCTAAGGAACTTGGCTTGAAATGATTACAGCCCTCTCGTTTGACATTTACTTCTAGCCCACTCCTCTCCTATGCAACTTTCCTAAAGACACTATATATCCTAATCTGGTTTTATCTACCCCATACAACAGGGCTTGCTTCTGTTCAGTGACCTAACCTGCTTAGTACTTGCCTGATAATGCAAATGAGGCCAATAACTTTTTTCCTTCATCAGTCTGTTGCATCCCACACAACTGCTTCCAGAAAATCTTGACATGGGTGCTAATTAATTCATTTTTCTGTTTTCTATTAAGGGTGACCCACCCAGAGACTTATACTTTATTGTGGAAGTAAACAGTAAGGTTTCCCAGACAGAATCCAGTTACAGTTTAAATGAACCATACCTATTCTTCCAGTATCTTTTCAGTGTAAATAATGTAAGGTAATATCTAACGAAGTAGTGCCATTAGCACGAAGACTGCTGGCTGTGTAACAGAAATTACCgtacccccctctctctccatgcCCCGCTATGTGATCTGCAGATCTCCCAAGTAAATTTGGGGAGGGCACATGAGGGAAAGTTTCACTGCACAACCAGAAATCCTTGCGCTAACTGAATTACTTCATTGGATTCTGCCCATAATCTCTCAGGAATGTGAATGAATCAACCATTTAGGTAGAACCCAACCACATAGATTGGCGTGCATCCCATCAGTTGGAAACAATCTGGCACCAGGTGGTGTAATTCATATCAAAATTGCTTCATTCGTAGACATTTCAGTGGTATGGGATTGCTCCTGCACTGATGCAGGTGCATGgaaagcagcttcctttgtcTTTTCCATATAGACAGTATGCAATGAGacatgaaatattttattttcccccttaaaaGTATTTATTTTGGTTATGGCTTACCCATCTTAAACACAAGAGATGAAAAACAGTAtccctttttattgttttatttatttttgtttacatAACCCTTAATCAACATGGATTTATCACTGCCCTCCCCCGACACCCTGCCCCAAATCTCCATCACTTGGTGGaaatttttatatgcaacaaggCTTTTAAGCAATCAAAGACTTGTCAATTCAACCATCCCTTCCCTTAACACTAAAAAATAGGGGTGTGCCACAATGCAACACAGCTCTGTTGCCACCCAGTGGCTACTACTTCAGGTAGTTCTGCTAAGTATCGCAAATTCTGCTCCCTCTCTGGTAGGAATTTACAATGCTAGTGCAGTTTGCCTCTAGTTCTTCACTATCatcctggaaagctgctccaGGGATTTAGCAGTTCTCCCCCACCCTACAAAGACTCCACCATATTGCCATTGTTCAGAAACTATTTGAAGTAAATGGACCATTTCTAACATACTAAGCTCACCCACCATTGAAAAACCCCTGAGCTTCCTGTTGACATCACTTCTATTGGTGTTCATATAAATGCCGAAGAGAGAATTCATACATATCAGATTAGGAAATAGGCTTATGTTAGctctttttttggtggtggtggggtgcagGATGCACACCATCTCTCACACTGACAGGAAGGGGATCCAATGCTTACACGGACAAGGTGAGTCTACAGATTGGACAATACTACAAACTGCTTCCAGAGTGGGTCAGTATCAAATTAGTTACTGTAAACTATCCCATATTACAGAGGAAAGGAGATTATATAGCTTCAGCTCCCAGCACCATGCTTCCTTCCCATGGGAAAAAGCTTATAAGAAGAAAATATAAATAGTTTATTGCAAGTATTATAATAATTGATTGAAGCAAAACTGCATGCGTATGGTGGGAGACACATtaaggggaagcagcaggaacagtTTATGTCAAGGCAAATGGTTTCAGTTCATAAATCTAGACCAGAAGTTATTCACCCCAGAGTGCAAGGAGCTGACCTGGTGAAACACAAGACAATGTTTCTTTGACAAAAtcatacacagacacacatacacacacaccaacagAGGGGAAAAAAGATCAACAGAGCTGTCTAGGAAAGGTAAGTAATAAGCTGATGGGCAACTCAAGTTGAGAAAGAACTTCAAGTACTTTGGAGACTACCTACCTACAGCAAACGTTAACAGCCCCTACAACACTGAAAAAGAGCCTATGATGTGTTCTTGCTGGTACAGCAGTGAAATTCCTTATACTGTAGAAAAGAGGACAGCCCCTTCAGCAGTATACAGAAGAAGCTCTCAACTGCAAATACCTTTCTGGTGTCAACCCTAATCACAGGATACGTAGCTTCATGTCAAGCCTGTAAAACACACAGCCTAAAGCCACATGCAGCACCCCAGCTACACACTGCAGCCTAGCAGGTTGTTGACAAACCTCCAACCAGTCTGCAGAAACGGAAGGAACACAAGTTGGTAAATAAAAACCCTGGCAGACAGCAATAGTTTGCATCATTTTAGTGCCCCATGGAAATACCCGGTTGATGCTTAGCTTCCAACTCAATAAAGGAGCTCCATTTACACATCTCTCCAGATACTCAAAACTGTGGCTGGGAATGATGCTAGCTAGTGCTATCCAGAGTAATTTGGAACTACATGAGGTAGAACTACAGTATAGACTGAAAAACCTATTTCTATAACCACTGATTTAAAAGAGGGTGGCAACATtaccaaacaaaaaaaatcaggaTCATGCCTAAGATAATTCCTCATTCTCGGTTCCTGAATACACTAGGCCAGTAAAATAGAAAAGTAGGTTCGCTGGAATACTTTGTTACCACAAGCTGTCGGGTAACAGTCAAAAGCTCATGCAAATTATATCCAAGTAAATTTTTGAGGTGTcagttgcttttctccacaaaatgCTAGACTATTGCACTCCTTAGTGATACCCCAGTCACCACGTATGACAGAAACAAGAGGATATGCACCTATGTGAAAGTGCTGGATATATGGCCAAGGAGGTCTGGAGCTGCCACCACTCAATGTCAGTGTTGCATCTAAATAGGTTTTTAAAGACTGGGTCCAAGCATCTTTGGACAGTCAATCTATTCAGCAGTCTATATATAACACATCCTCAAAAACAGGCTTTTCCTTAATGGCATTATCTTACCAAAACTAGAGAAATGCAAAACTAATAATGCAACTTAAGTGAGCAAAGCGTTAGGAAAGCTGGGGGGAAGAGATTAATGGCTGACACAGGACAAAGCTTTGAAGTGGGTATTACTTCTTCACAAAGAAATCCTCCCcctccaaacaacaacaaatgctgaaATCTCCCTGTTCACTAGAAAGGGCACAAAGACCTATTCTGCTACACTAGCACTTCCTTCAAGCAGGGAGATGGACAATTCCTTAACATGGTTTGCTGAAGAGGCTGCTTCCATTTTATACCCCTTAAGAAGAATTAGTTTGGAAAGAAAATCCTCCCTAGACAGCTGCTAAGAGatcctgttttaaaaaataaaataaataaggaatttGTTatcacaacttaaaaacaagacacGTTCAAAGTGCAAATTTTCTTTTACCAGTCTAGCACCCATTCTTGTTGCCTCTCCTACACAGGGCTTTTGCAGCCAGAGCAACTGTAGAAAAGGATGGCACCCCTTATGAAAAAGTGAGCACCCGAGTGCCAGAATCCCCTTCTCTCTCCTTAGTGAGGCAGAAGGAAGGATGAGAGAAAGGGGGAATATATGCTGTTTTACAGCTCATCCTGCTGAAGGGTCCTAAAGTGCCAAGCTATATTCCCAAGCCCTAGGAGAAGTAGGAGCCTGCAAAGGGTCAGAATTTAATAATGCATAGAAAAGGATGACGTGACTGGGAGGTGCAAAGTAGGGTTTTGAAAATGAGATAGTGATCCAGAATACAAACACCTTCAATCTTGCAACATTGGGTCAAGAAGCAGGAAGTTTGCTTACTGTGGAAGGGCAGGGAGAGGGATAGGCTCTGGCTGCTTCCCTTCACTGCATTACAAGAATTCCTTGCTTTGTCAGTCTCTGCGTAAAGGCAACATTCCTCTCCAAGAAGGGAACTGCGAAAGAATGTGTAGTGATCCactctgggagggaggagaggtggggcagAGGGGGAGCAGGCCCTTTAGTTATTTGACTAGTAATTTAAATGTTTTAGTTTCTCTATACTGAATAAGcttttcccatttatttatttttttaaatacaagttCAAGTTGTCCCAACACCCATGTGCTCCTTTTCCCTATTAAGGTCCTGTAGAATCAGAATCTTCAATTAGAACTTCAGTGGTCGCTCCAAGGATCTCGGTGTTCATGACCAGCCCTTCCGTACTCTCGCCACTAGCAGTGCCAACAAAGATCTTCCCGTCGGCCATCAGATTGACCCGATCACCCCCACTGCAATATGCCTTGGGCATCCCGTCAGGGTTCAGCAGTAGACATTCTCCAGGAGTGGTGTTTCCAAGGGGATCTGGAAGAAGGGGGAGGCCCTGGCCATCAGTGGGCGGGACAACAGACTCTGGATTGGTACCCAGGATCTCAGTGCTGGTGATGAGGGCGCCTGCATTGGCTGCCAGGGCTTCAGCAATAAGCACCTCTGGGTGACTCTTAGCCTTATGTGCTACAACGCTGTCTTTTTTCTCAAACTTCTTTCCACAGATATTGCATGAAAACTGGTAAAATGTATCTGCGTCATGCTTTTTCATGTGCCAGTTCAATGAGGCCTTCTGTCGGCAGGTGAATCCACAGATCTCACATCTAAAGAAAAAAGTGGGGTGGGAAAAGAATTATGAAATATGGCTGTAAGAATAAAGTCTTGTAATTTACAACACAAGGGAAACCTAGCCTCAGTCATTGGCCAAATGAGTTGCTCCGCCTTACTTCCTTCCTTGCCCCAGAGGTCCTTAGTAGACCTGTTCCCTGTTAGGCAAGTAGCTGAAAGGTGTCACCAGTGTGAGGGCAGAGAAATTCTGCCTGAAGAATTCTGGCACAATACAGATGTTATTTCTGCTGCTGATACTACAGGAATGTGATTCTTTAAACAAATATTTTAGAGCA
The nucleotide sequence above comes from Podarcis raffonei isolate rPodRaf1 chromosome 1, rPodRaf1.pri, whole genome shotgun sequence. Encoded proteins:
- the CNTF gene encoding ciliary neurotrophic factor, coding for MASSERLPGMSHHRDLCRRTVHLLRKMRSDVSSLLESYVEKQELDKNFNLDSIDGVPTAGTEQWSEISDAERLGDNLKAYWAFQILLDEILEEQRSHLSPDDTAFHESIQSVVLQVSGLAYQLEELMAMLEHNVPAKELGSIRDAGGKSSFEKKMRGMKVLQELAQWTVRSVRDLHHISKSVQTGAIPRSSRRLAQAQKK